A single window of Phoenix dactylifera cultivar Barhee BC4 unplaced genomic scaffold, palm_55x_up_171113_PBpolish2nd_filt_p 000750F, whole genome shotgun sequence DNA harbors:
- the LOC120107063 gene encoding homeobox protein BEL1 homolog has translation MAHHPQEKPGTQISPAFGYIDFSSTGNSNIQSFESNQELYSLRAGMEMLGRGFIPKVGGSSSGIGGGFCQSSNENLMVSAETAGTTTTVNSWQHPNRMLVEDPSLRCLFPNVANQQPIRGLSLSLCNPEPSESIAGMEQPILQQHLPTNSTDELFPKSAALLQDRRFFQQSYQQPRQLKSSKFLIPAQELLNEFCSLGGAGNSSKQKSYKANQWEEGGSSSNSSRNQSLYSSDVLELQKRKAKLLSMLEEVDMRYKKYCEQMRAVVSSFEAVAGEGAASVYSMLASKAMSKHFRCLKDGIVGQIRAIKKAMGEKDPVAPGTIRGETPRLKLIDQCLRQQKAFQQAGTMESCPWRPQRGLPECSVSILRAWLFEHFLHPYPSDVDKHILARQTGLSRSQVSNWFINARVRLWKPMVEEMYSEEIKEQDKQTSQEENNGHNNCRPGELQSKRNPNPNSSSLQLHAEDQKPTPGELLNCSDSLSSIVNSSHHCTNGRDPTDGKSSFHDPRQHHPVPRAENFGVMDLDFTSYGECSNQNFGDGVSLTLGLQQHNEGAMSLSFSPASQHSLFFSRAQMEDCQPGQFSILDGEAQNLPYRNLMGAQLLHDLAG, from the exons ATGGCGCATCACCCACAAGAGAAGCCAGGGACTCAAATCTCTCCAGCTTTCGGCTACATCGATTTCTCCTCCACCGGCAACTCCAATATCCAGAGCTTCGAGTCCAACCAGGAGCTGTACAGCCTCCGGGCCGGGATGGAGATGCTGGGGAGAGGCTTCATCCCCAAGGTTGGCGGCAGCTCCTCCGGCATCGGTGGAGGGTTCTGCCAATCATCCAACGAGAATCTTATGGTCTCGGCCGAGACTGCGGGGACAACGACGACGGTGAATTCGTGGCAGCATCCGAATCGGATGCTGGTTGAAGATCCCTCGCTGAGGTGTCTATTCCCGAATGTTGCGAACCAGCAGCCGATCCGGGGGCTGTCCCTGTCCCTGTGCAACCCCGAGCCCTCCGAGTCTATAGCCGGCATGGAACAGCCCATCCTTCAGCAGCACCTCCCCACCAATTCAACAGACGAATTGTTCCCAAAATCCGCAGCCTTACTTCAAGACAGGAGGTTTTTCCAGCAATCCTATCAGCAACCACGACAGCTAAAGAGCTCCAAGTTCTTGATTCCAGCACAAGAACTACTCAACGAGTTCTGTAGTCTAGGTGGGGCAGGCAACTCCTCGAAGCAAAAGTCCTATAAAGCAAACCAATGGGAGGAAGGAGGGTCTTCTTCCAACTCTTCACGTAATCAATCCCTCTACTCTTCTGACGTTCTTGAGCTGCAAAAGAGGAAGGCTAAGCTTTTGTCAATGCTAGAAGAG GTGGATATGAGGTACAAGAAATACTGTGAGCAAATGAGGGCTGTTGTCTCGTCATTTGAGGCGGTGGCCGGGGAAGGGGCAGCTTCGGTTTACTCGATGCTGGCATCCAAGGCCATGTCGAAGCACTTCCGATGTCTCAAGGATGGGATAGTGGGTCAGATCCGGGCGATAAAGAAGGCTATGGGAGAGAAGGACCCGGTCGCACCAGGGACGATCAGAGGTGAGACCCCAAGGCTCAAGCTGATCGATCAGTGCCTCCGACAGCAGAAAGCATTTCAACAGGCCGGAACGATGGAGAGCTGTCCATGGCGGCCCCAGCGGGGCCTCCCGGAGTGCTCCGTGTCGATCCTTCGAGCATGGCTCTTCGAGCATTTTCTTCACCC GTACCCCAGCGACGTTGATAAGCATATATTAGCTCGGCAAACTGGACTCTCCAGAAGCCAG GTTTCTAACTGGTTCATAAACGCAAGGGTTAGGCTATGGAAACCAATGGTGGAAGAAATGTACTCGGAAGAAATAAAGGAGCAGGACAAACAGACCTCCCAAGAGGAGAACAACGGTCACAACAACTGCCGGCCTGGAGAGCTACAGTCAAaacgaaaccctaaccctaattctAGCTCCCTGCAGCTGCATGCGGAGGACCAAAAGCCCACACCTGGGGAGCTCCTCAACTGCTCAGACTCCCTCTCCTCCATCGTCAACAGCAGCCACCACTGTACCAACGGAAGGGATCCCACAGACGGCAAGAGTTCCTTCCACGACCCTCGGCAACACCACCCGGTCCCCAGGGCCGAGAACTTTGGTGTGATGGACTTGGACTTCACTTCCTATGGTGAGTGCAGCAACCAGAACTTTGGAGACGGTGTCTCGCTAACTCTGGGTTTGCAGCAGCACAATGAAGGGGCCATGAGCCTGTCGTTCTCGCCGGCCTCTCAgcactctctcttcttctccagagCGCAGATGGAGGACTGCCAACCGGGTCAGTTCTCTATATTAGACGGGGAGGCTCAGAACCTTCCCTACAGAAACCTGATGGGAGCTCAGCTGCTGCATGACTTGGCTGGGTAG
- the LOC120107071 gene encoding uncharacterized protein LOC120107071 — protein MTMMIGVSSKVLWTRRPWRWAKTLFFLLTMVASLLVVCAPPLLIVVLDLLVPTALVSTSSDPAFPSAPLAAQLKDFNFRTSLVDVPIISAARSLLILCVYVVCGGRGLYLGVAMLCGFGSMGYVLVKGIGMYGAAASVRGEGSQVRVDGMDGAAAMEGLFLSSAALAMAHILVAYRTVCRERRKLLVYRIDVEAVATCKNDFPSYHKIALSK, from the exons ATGACGATGATGATAGGCGTCTCATCCAAGGTGTTATGGACTCGGCGGCCATGGAGATGGGCCAAGACTCTCTTCTTCCTGCTAACCATGGTGGCCTCCCTTCTCGTTGTttgcgcccctcctcttctaATCGTGGTTCTCGACCTCCTGGTCCCAACTGCCCTGGTATCCACCTCTTCCGATCCGGCCTTTCCCTCTGCACCGCTCGCAGCCCAGCTGAAGGATTTCAATTTCCGGACTTCGCTGGTCGACGTGCCCATCATATCCGCAGCCAGATCCCTCCTCATCCTAT GTGTTTATGTGGTTTGTGGCGGACGGGGGCTGTACCTGGGGGTGGCGATGCTGTGTGGCTTTGGTTCGATGGGGTACGTGTTGGTTAAGGGTATCGGGATGTACGGGGCGGCGGCCTCCGTGCGAGGGGAAGGGAGCCAGGTGAGGGTTGACGGGATGGACGGCGCGGCGGCGATGGAGGGCTTGTTTTTGAGCTCGGCGGCGCTGGCGATGGCTCACATCCTGGTGGCCTACCGGACCGTCTGCCGGGAGAGGCGCAAGTTGCTTGTCTATAGAATTGACGTCGAAGCG GTGGCAACGTGCAAAAATGACTTCCCTAGCTACCATAAAATTGCACTTAGCAAGTGA